The Deltaproteobacteria bacterium region GATCGGCGAGGAGAGCTTCCCCCTGCCCGCCCCGTTCTTCGTGATGGCGACCCAGAACCCGATCGAGCACGAGGGCACCTATCCGCTGCCCGAGGCCCAGGTCGACCGCTTCCTGCTCAAGCTGGTGGTGCCCTACCCCTCGGCGCAGGACGAGCTCGAGATCGCCGCGCGTGCCGGTGATCGGCCGACTTCGGTGTCGGCTGTGGCCGATGCCCACGCGGTCGAGGCGCTGCGCGCCGCGGCCGGCGCGGTGCACGTGGCCGACGCGGTCGCCGACTACGCCGTGCGGCTGGTCCGCGCGACCCGCGACCCGGCCGCGGCCGGCGCGCGGGTCGCGATGGCAGGCGAGCGGCGCCCGGCGGCCGGGCTGGTCGCGGTGGGGGCGTCGCCACGCGCGTCGCTCTTCCTGCTGCGCGCCGCGCGCGCCCGCGCCTTCCTCGACGCGCGCGACTTCGCCACCCCCCACGACGTGAAGCGCGTGGCCCCCGACGTCCTGCGCCACCGCGTGCTCCTCACCTACGAAGCCGAGGCCGACGGGGTCGCGCCGGAGGCGGTGGTCGAGGCCGTCCTCGACGCCGTCCCGACGCCCTAGGGCGGGCGCCTTGGACCTGCGGCTCGGCGCCGCGGCGGGCGGACCCGGGGGCGGGGAGCCGCTCGGCCCGGCGGCTGCCGCGCGCGCCGCGCGCCTGCTGTGGGTGCGCAGCCGCCGCGAGGCCACGAGCTGGCTGGTCGGCGGCTACGCGAGCGCGTTCCGGGGCGGCGGCGTCGAGTTCGAGGAGCTGCGCCCGTATACACCCGGCGACGACGTGCGCGCGATCGACTGGAACGCGACCGCGCGCAGCGGCGAGCCGTGGGTGAAGCGCTTCCGCGAGGAGCGGGCCCACACCGTCCTCGTGCTGCTCGACGTCTCGGCCTCGATGGCGTTCGGCAGCGGCCAGGCGAAGCTCGCGAGCGCCGCCTACGCGGCGGCGCTCGTGGCCGCGGCGGCAGGGCGAGCCGGGGACCGGGTGGGGCTCGCGCTGTTCTCCGACTCGCTGCGCAGCGCGCTGCCACCCGCGCGCGGCGCGCTGCATGGCTGGCGGCTCGTCCGCTCGATCGCGCGGGAGTCGCTGCGTGCGGGCGGCGCGACGGAGCTGGGGCTCGCGGCCGGCTGGGCGCTCGGAGCGGCGCGGCGCCGCGCGCTGGTCGTGCTGCTCTCGGACTTCCGCGACCCGGCGCTGGCCCGCGCGGTGGCGAGCGGCGGCAGCTCGCCGCTCGCCGCGCTCGCCGAGCGGCACGAGCTGGTGTCGATCGTGGTCGAGGATCCGCGCGAACGGGCGCTCGCCGCCGCCGGCACCCTGCGGCTCGTCGATCCCGAGCGCGGCGGGGCACCGCGCGTGCTCGGCACCGGCGCGCGGCGACGCGCCCGCTACGCCGCCGTCGCCGAGGCGCGCCGGGTCGCGCTGCGCCACCGCCTGCGCAGCGAAGGCGCCGACGTGCTCGCGCTCTCGACCGCGGAAGACCCGCTGCGCGCGCTGGCGCGCTTCTTCCGGACCCGCGTGGACCGGCGCCGGAGAGCCTGGCGATGAGGCGCGTGGCCGTGGCGCTCCTCGCGTTCGCGCTCGCGTGCACGGGCGAGGAGCGGCCGCAGGCGGGTGCCGCGGCGCCGCCGACACCGCAGGCCACCGTCGTGATCGAGCCGCCGCAGCTCCGCGTGGGCGACGTCGCCGTGGTGGAGGTCGCGGTCGCGACGCCCCCCGACCATGCCCTGCGTCCCCTGGCGCCGCCCGACGCCGCCGCGCTCGGCCCGCTCTGGCTGCTCGACGCCGAGGCGCTGCCCGTCGAGAAGCAGGGCCAGCGCTGGACGCACCGCACGC contains the following coding sequences:
- a CDS encoding AAA family ATPase, encoding MTDAPVKRLLDEVGRVVIGQRALLEGLLTALLAGGHVLVEGVPGLAKTTAVRALAQALGLGFRRVQFTPDLLPGDLLGAPIYLPDERRFAVRKGPIFSPVLLADEINRAPAKVQSALLEAMEERQVTIGEESFPLPAPFFVMATQNPIEHEGTYPLPEAQVDRFLLKLVVPYPSAQDELEIAARAGDRPTSVSAVADAHAVEALRAAAGAVHVADAVADYAVRLVRATRDPAAAGARVAMAGERRPAAGLVAVGASPRASLFLLRAARARAFLDARDFATPHDVKRVAPDVLRHRVLLTYEAEADGVAPEAVVEAVLDAVPTP
- a CDS encoding DUF58 domain-containing protein, which encodes MDLRLGAAAGGPGGGEPLGPAAAARAARLLWVRSRREATSWLVGGYASAFRGGGVEFEELRPYTPGDDVRAIDWNATARSGEPWVKRFREERAHTVLVLLDVSASMAFGSGQAKLASAAYAAALVAAAAGRAGDRVGLALFSDSLRSALPPARGALHGWRLVRSIARESLRAGGATELGLAAGWALGAARRRALVVLLSDFRDPALARAVASGGSSPLAALAERHELVSIVVEDPRERALAAAGTLRLVDPERGGAPRVLGTGARRRARYAAVAEARRVALRHRLRSEGADVLALSTAEDPLRALARFFRTRVDRRRRAWR